The proteins below are encoded in one region of Chaetodon trifascialis isolate fChaTrf1 chromosome 11, fChaTrf1.hap1, whole genome shotgun sequence:
- the otol1a gene encoding otolin-1-A: MPSVRLLFLTTLLVVLMAMLTSGARTTRWPKPQTTKKPPRAGSSGGGGGGGFGRTTTTTTSPSSMHTDETTEVMMDAYSLSPTDSTTYSSDTYPTDFHTDAIAPPGNTHGNYTLDYNECFFNFCECCPPERGPIGPMGERGPPGLPGERGPVGLPGEKGETGPRGPPGPAGLPGANGLNGDIGERGDPGPMGAPGAPGIPGKPGERGDPGAKGEKGERGFTGPKGDPGERGWPGLNGTRGSIGREGPMGPPGVAGTKGQKGEMGPTGECLPGEKGDVGERGLRGEMGPPGVNGTNGAKGERGDPGPPGGKGDTGARGPPGPLGPRGIAGLRGERGLKGARGPRGPRGPPGESVEQVRSAFSVGLFPSRSFPPPNLPVKFDKVFYNGEGHWDPALNKFNVTYPGVYLFSYHITVRNRPVRAALVVNGIRKLRTRDSLYGQDIDQASNLALLQLNEGDQVWLETLRDWNGVYSSSEDDSTFTGFLLYPDSKTKLTAMENL; the protein is encoded by the exons ATGCCATCCGTTCGCCTGCTCTTCCTGACCACTCTCCTTGTGGTACTGATGGCCATGCTGACCTCTGGCGCCAGAACCACACGCTGGCCCAAACCTCAGACCACCAAGAAGCCCCCTCGGGCTGGGAGCAGTGGcggaggtgggggtggaggatTTGGACggaccaccaccacaacaacgTCCCCTTccagcatgcacacagatgagACAACTGAGGTTATGATGGACGCTTACTCCCTGTCCCCTACAGACAGTACCACCTACTCCAGTGACACTTACCCCACTGATTTCCACACCGATGCCATAGCACCCCCAGGGAACACCCACGGAAACTATACCCTCGACTACAATGAATGCTTCTTCAACTTCTGCGAGTGCTGTCCACCAGAGAGAGGCCCCATAGGGCCCATGGGGGAGAGGGGGCCACCGGGACTGCCAGGAGAGAGGGGCCCTGTAG GGTTACcaggagagaagggagaaacAGGGCCCAGAGGACCTCCAGGACCAGCAGGACTGCCTGGAGCCAACGGACTCAATGGCGACATAG GTGAAAGAGGTGATCCTGGACCAATGGGTGCTCCTGGGGCCCCTGGGATCCCAGGAAAACcaggagagagag GTGATCCGGGCGCCAAAGGAGAGAAAGGTGAACGTGGCTTCACTGGTCCGAAAGGCGACCCAGGAGAAAGGGGGTGGCCTGGCCTGAATGGGACCAGGGGCAGCATTGGGCGAGAGGGGCCCATGGGTCCCCCTGGGGTAGCTGGGACAAAGGGTCAGAAAGGTGAAATGGGACCTACAGGAGAGTGTTTACCAGGCGAGAAAGGTGATGTGGGTGAGCGTGGTCTGAGAGGTGAGATGGGCCCCCCAGGAGTGAATGGGACTAATGGtgcaaagggagagagaggggatcCAGGGCCTCCAGGAGGGAAGGGGGACACTGGTGCCAGAGGTCCCCCAGGACCTCTAGGACCCAGGGGCATAGCAGGGTTGAGGGGGGAGCGGGGACTTAAAGGTGCACGTGGCCCTCGAGGCCCTAGAGGCCCGCCAGGGGAGAGTGTGGAGCAAGTTCGCTCTGCCTTTAGTGTGGGCTTGTTTCCGAGCAGGTCCTTCCCTCCACCAAACCTGCCTGTGAAGTTTGATAAGGTCTTTTACAACGGGGAGGGCCACTGGGACCCAGCACTCAACAAGTTCAACGTCACCTACCCGGGGGTCTACCTATTCAGTTACCACATCACAGTGCGCAACCGGCCTGTGCGTGCCGCCCTGGTGGTCAATGGGATACGGAAGCTGCGGACCCGGGATTCTCTGTACGGCCAGGACATCGATCAGGCGTCCAACCTcgcactgctgcagctgaatgaaggCGACCAGGTGTGGCTGGAGACGCTGAGAGACTGGAATGGAGTTTACTCCAGCAGTGAGGATGACAGCACTTTCACTGGCTTCCTGCTTTATCCAGACTCAAAGACCAAACTTACTGCCATGGAGAACCTGTGA
- the tal1 gene encoding T-cell acute lymphocytic leukemia protein 1 homolog isoform X2 encodes MMEKRQPELCPGSPDAESGPGKREDSSIISRQNGCEEDEEPRREEGEKERGGRFKGVEETDDVPLQNSSNGTSISIIINGVAKETASHNALDLKREVPVIELSRRDAIKAVEQRTESHLVPITELRRPPPLPLPPPQRDDARMVQLSPNAFPVPARAMLYNLAQPLAAINSLGGESEQYSMYPSNRVKRRPAPYEVELDEAGQPKIVRRIFTNSRERWRQQNVNGAFAELRKLIPTHPPDKKLSKNEILRLAMKYISFLSNLLEDQDGGRNVGSTTDGETGLLVGAHEGGPQGGAHQDTVVGLARDDLLETMSPGSSCGSLPDGDAEGSPESFMEDQDSPPAPRTLTASRGPPLHLAARDLRRNGRPLDGSSRR; translated from the exons atgatggaaaaacgGCAGCCGGAGCTTTGTCCTGGAAGTCCTGATGCAGAGTCCGGTCCTGGAAAGCGAGAGGACTCCTCCATCATCTCCAGACAGAACGGATGCGAGGAAGACGAGGAGccgaggagagaggagggggagaaggagaggggagggcgCTTCAAGGGGGTTGAGGAGACGGATGACGTTCCTCTGCAGAACTCGAGCAACGGGAccagcatcagcatcatcatcaacgGCGTTGCCAAGGAAACTGCCTCTCACAACGCCCTTGACCTGAAAAGGGAAGTGCCGGTGATCGAGCTCTCCAGGAGGGACGCTATAAAAGCGGTGGAGCAGAGGACTGAAAGCCATTTGGTGCCGATCACGGAACTTCGCAGACCTCCACcgctgccgctgccgccgccgcaaCGAGACGACGCTCGAATGGTCCAACTGAGCCCAAACGCGTTCCCTGTCCCGGCCCGGGCGATGCTCTACAACCTGGCGCAGCCTCTCGCCGCCATCAACAG TCTCGGAGGGGAGTCGGAGCAGTACAGCATGTACCCCAGCAACAGGGTAAAGCGCCGCCCGGCGCCTTATGAGGTTGAACTCGACGAGG CTGGCCAGCCAAAGATTGTACGCCGAATCTTCACAAACAGTCGTGAACGTTGGCGGCAGCAGAACGTAAACGGGGCATTTGCGGAGCTTCGCAAACTCATCCCCACTCACCCCCCAGACAAGAAGCTGAGCAAGAATGAGATCCTGCGGCTTGCTATGAAGTACATCAGCTTCCTCTCCAACCTCCTGGAGGAccaggatggagggaggaatgTTGGCAGCACAACTGATGGGGAAACAGGGCTGCTGGTTGGGGCCCATGAGGGGGGCCCACAGGGTGGAGCTCATCAGGACACAGTGGTGGGTTTGGCCAGGGACGATCTTCTGGAGACAATGTCACCAGGCTCCAGCTGTGGAAGCCTGCCTGATGGCGATGCAGAGGGCAGTCCCGAGAGCTTTATGGAGGACCAGGACTCACCGCCAGCGCCAAGGACTCTAACGGCTTCCCGTGGGCCCCCGCTGCATCTAGCTGCAAGGGATCTGAGGCGCAATGGACGCCCTTTAGATGGCTCCAGTCGCCGATGA
- the tal1 gene encoding T-cell acute lymphocytic leukemia protein 1 homolog isoform X1, with the protein MMEKRQPELCPGSPDAESGPGKREDSSIISRQNGCEEDEEPRREEGEKERGGRFKGVEETDDVPLQNSSNGTSISIIINGVAKETASHNALDLKREVPVIELSRRDAIKAVEQRTESHLVPITELRRPPPLPLPPPQRDDARMVQLSPNAFPVPARAMLYNLAQPLAAINSLGGESEQYSMYPSNRVKRRPAPYEVELDEGRRILDLYKYAGQPKIVRRIFTNSRERWRQQNVNGAFAELRKLIPTHPPDKKLSKNEILRLAMKYISFLSNLLEDQDGGRNVGSTTDGETGLLVGAHEGGPQGGAHQDTVVGLARDDLLETMSPGSSCGSLPDGDAEGSPESFMEDQDSPPAPRTLTASRGPPLHLAARDLRRNGRPLDGSSRR; encoded by the exons atgatggaaaaacgGCAGCCGGAGCTTTGTCCTGGAAGTCCTGATGCAGAGTCCGGTCCTGGAAAGCGAGAGGACTCCTCCATCATCTCCAGACAGAACGGATGCGAGGAAGACGAGGAGccgaggagagaggagggggagaaggagaggggagggcgCTTCAAGGGGGTTGAGGAGACGGATGACGTTCCTCTGCAGAACTCGAGCAACGGGAccagcatcagcatcatcatcaacgGCGTTGCCAAGGAAACTGCCTCTCACAACGCCCTTGACCTGAAAAGGGAAGTGCCGGTGATCGAGCTCTCCAGGAGGGACGCTATAAAAGCGGTGGAGCAGAGGACTGAAAGCCATTTGGTGCCGATCACGGAACTTCGCAGACCTCCACcgctgccgctgccgccgccgcaaCGAGACGACGCTCGAATGGTCCAACTGAGCCCAAACGCGTTCCCTGTCCCGGCCCGGGCGATGCTCTACAACCTGGCGCAGCCTCTCGCCGCCATCAACAG TCTCGGAGGGGAGTCGGAGCAGTACAGCATGTACCCCAGCAACAGGGTAAAGCGCCGCCCGGCGCCTTATGAGGTTGAACTCGACGAGGGTAGGCGCATTTTAGATCTTTATAAGTATG CTGGCCAGCCAAAGATTGTACGCCGAATCTTCACAAACAGTCGTGAACGTTGGCGGCAGCAGAACGTAAACGGGGCATTTGCGGAGCTTCGCAAACTCATCCCCACTCACCCCCCAGACAAGAAGCTGAGCAAGAATGAGATCCTGCGGCTTGCTATGAAGTACATCAGCTTCCTCTCCAACCTCCTGGAGGAccaggatggagggaggaatgTTGGCAGCACAACTGATGGGGAAACAGGGCTGCTGGTTGGGGCCCATGAGGGGGGCCCACAGGGTGGAGCTCATCAGGACACAGTGGTGGGTTTGGCCAGGGACGATCTTCTGGAGACAATGTCACCAGGCTCCAGCTGTGGAAGCCTGCCTGATGGCGATGCAGAGGGCAGTCCCGAGAGCTTTATGGAGGACCAGGACTCACCGCCAGCGCCAAGGACTCTAACGGCTTCCCGTGGGCCCCCGCTGCATCTAGCTGCAAGGGATCTGAGGCGCAATGGACGCCCTTTAGATGGCTCCAGTCGCCGATGA